The proteins below come from a single Flavobacterium lindanitolerans genomic window:
- a CDS encoding DUF6252 family protein encodes MKKILSLLMLVAVFISCEDDATFNNPSVQGKKDNVRWRASSSYATITGGVLTVYGNTPFETLTLTTASIAPGTYTLGVNSANKATYTYEADGVTSVYATGTGVGDGQIKIEQSPEGTVTGTFYFNAPSTTADPIGAPVVNYQEGHFYRVPIQTAP; translated from the coding sequence ATGAAAAAGATCTTATCGCTTTTAATGCTTGTGGCTGTTTTTATTTCTTGTGAAGACGATGCTACTTTCAATAATCCATCCGTTCAGGGTAAAAAAGACAATGTTCGATGGAGGGCTTCAAGTTCCTATGCTACGATTACAGGAGGAGTGTTGACCGTTTATGGAAATACACCATTTGAAACGCTAACTCTTACTACGGCATCTATTGCGCCGGGAACTTACACTTTGGGAGTAAACAGCGCAAACAAAGCGACCTATACTTATGAGGCAGACGGTGTTACTTCTGTATATGCTACAGGAACAGGAGTAGGAGATGGTCAAATCAAGATTGAACAAAGTCCGGAAGGAACCGTTACGGGAACTTTTTATTTTAATGCACCTTCAACAACGGCAGATCCTATTGGAGCGCCGGTAGTGAATTATCAGGAAGGTCATTTCTACAGAGTGCCAATCCAAACCGCACCATAA